A window from Phalacrocorax carbo chromosome 20, bPhaCar2.1, whole genome shotgun sequence encodes these proteins:
- the WNT4 gene encoding protein Wnt-4 encodes MSPEYFLRSLLLIILATFSANASNWLYLAKLSSVGSISEEETCEKLKGLIQRQVQMCKRNLEVMDSVRRGAQLAIEECQYQFRNRRWNCSTLDTLPVFGKVVTQGTREAAFVYAISSAGVAFAVTRACSSGELDKCGCDRTVQGGSPQGFQWSGCSDNIAYGVAFSQSFVDVRERSKGASSNRALMNLHNNEAGRKAILNNMRVECKCHGVSGSCEFKTCWKAMPPFRKVGNVLKEKFDGATEVEQSEIGSTKVLVPKNSQFKPHTDEDLVYLDSSPDFCDHDLKNGVLGTSGRQCNKTSKAIDGCELMCCGRGFHTDEVEVVERCSCKFHWCCSVKCKPCHRVVEIHTCR; translated from the exons GTACCTGGCAAAGCTGTCTTCTGTGGGGAGCATCTCCGAGGAGGAGACCTGTGAAAAGCTGAAGGGCTTGATCCAGCGCCAGGTGCAGATGTGCAAGAGGAACCTGGAGGTGATGGACTCGGTGCGGCGCGGAGCTCAGCTGGCCATCGAGGAGTGCCAATACCAGTTCCGCAACCGCCGCTGGAACTGCTCCACGCTGGACACCCTGCCCGTCTTTGGCAAGGTGGTAACACAAG GGACGCGGGAGGCAGCGTTCGTCTATGCCATCTCTTCGGCAGGGGTGGCCTTTGCAGTGACCCGAGCCTGCAGCAGCGGCGAGCTGGACAAGTGTGGCTGTGACCGCACGGTGCAGGGGGGCAGCCCACAGG GCTTCCAGTGGTCAGGCTGCTCCGATAACATCGCCTACGGCGTGGCCTTCTCGCAGTCCTTCGTCGATGTCCGCGAAAGGAGCAAAGGGGCTTCTTCCAACAGAGCATTAATGAACCTCCACAACAatgaggcagggaggaag GCGATCCTGAACAACATGCGGGTGGAGTGCAAGTGTCATGGTGTGTCAGGCTCCTGTGAGTTCAAGACGTGCTGGAAAGCCATGCCCCCCTTCCGCAAAGTGGGCAACGTTCTGAAGGAGAAATTTGATGGTGCCACAGAGGTCGAGCAGAGTGAGATTGGATCCACCAAAGTGCTGGTGCCCAAAAACTCCCAGTTCAAGCCGCACACGGACGAGGACCTCGTCTATCTGGACTCCAGTCCTGACTTCTGTGACCACGACCTCAAGAACGGTGTGCTGGGTACCAGCGGCCGGCAGTGCAACAAGACCTCCAAGGCTATTGATGGCTGCGAGCTGATGTGCTGCGGCCGGGGCTTTCATACGGACGAAGTGGAGGTTGTGGAAAGGTGCAGCTGCAAATTCCACTGGTGCTGCTCCGTCAAGTGCAAACCCTGCCATCGGGTGGTGGAAATCCATACGTGCCGGTGA